A genomic segment from [Flavobacterium] thermophilum encodes:
- the copA_5 gene encoding Copper-exporting P-type ATPase A: MSEQKHVTLRVTGMTCAACANRIEKVLNKMDGVEANVNLAMEKATIKYDPSKQTIADIETKIENLGYGVATEKVTLDIEGMTCAACATRIEKGLNRMEGVTSAAVNLATNSAVVEYKEGVASVEDILEKIKKLGYRGQIRNEEQDHAGRKEERLKQKQRQLAISIILSLPLLYTMLAHMPFDIGLPMPQLLMNPWFQLLLATPVQFYIGGPFYVGAYRALRNKSANMDVLVALGTSAAYVYSLYEAWRTLGNPDYMPRLYFETSAVLITLVLVGKYFEALAKGRTTEAISKLVSLQAKEATVIRNGEEMKVPLEEVVIGDTILVKPGEKIPVDGTVISGASSVDESMITGESIPVDKKEGDYVIGATMNTNGVLTIRAEKVGKDTALANIIKIVEEAQGSKAPIQRMADTISGIFVPIVVGIAVVSFLIWYFFVAPGDLAKALEAAIAVLVIACPCALGLATPTSIMVGTGKGAEQGILFKGGEYLEGTHKINAVLLDKTGTVTKGKPEVTDVLAFREDMLDYAVSAESASEHPLAHAIVEYGKKQAISMKPLEHFSAITGHGIEAVIDGKSILIGTRKLMKERSVAISVHEDKMVELEKQGKTVMLVAIDGQLAGIIAVADTVKESSKEAIQTLKQMGIDVYMATGDNQRTAEAIANEVGIEHVYAEVLPEDKANIVEELQKQGKRVAMVGDGINDAPALAKADIGMAIGTGADVAIETADVTLVGGDLAHIPKAIELSRKTMKNIRQNLFWALFYNTVGIPVAALGLLEPWIAGAAMAFSSVSVVTNALRLKRVKL, translated from the coding sequence ATGAGTGAACAAAAGCATGTCACACTTAGAGTGACCGGCATGACATGTGCCGCGTGTGCCAATCGGATTGAGAAAGTATTAAATAAGATGGATGGAGTAGAAGCCAATGTCAATTTGGCAATGGAAAAAGCAACGATTAAATATGATCCATCGAAGCAAACGATCGCCGATATCGAAACGAAAATTGAGAATTTGGGGTATGGCGTTGCGACAGAAAAAGTGACGCTTGATATTGAAGGAATGACATGTGCGGCCTGTGCGACACGGATTGAAAAAGGGTTAAATCGGATGGAAGGTGTGACAAGCGCTGCTGTCAACTTGGCGACAAACAGCGCGGTGGTCGAATACAAGGAGGGTGTTGCATCTGTCGAAGACATTTTAGAGAAAATCAAAAAGCTTGGGTACAGGGGGCAAATTCGAAACGAAGAACAAGACCATGCTGGTCGGAAAGAAGAGCGGCTGAAACAAAAACAACGGCAACTCGCCATTTCCATCATCTTATCGTTGCCGCTGCTTTATACGATGCTGGCTCATATGCCGTTTGATATCGGCTTGCCGATGCCGCAGCTCTTGATGAATCCGTGGTTTCAGCTTCTTTTAGCTACACCTGTTCAGTTCTACATCGGCGGTCCTTTCTATGTCGGGGCGTACCGGGCGTTGCGAAACAAGAGCGCGAACATGGACGTCCTAGTGGCGCTTGGAACATCGGCTGCGTACGTTTACAGCTTGTATGAAGCGTGGCGGACGCTTGGGAATCCTGACTATATGCCGAGGCTGTATTTTGAAACGAGCGCCGTCTTGATTACGCTTGTGCTTGTCGGCAAATACTTTGAAGCGCTTGCGAAAGGGCGGACAACCGAAGCAATCTCGAAGTTGGTCAGCCTGCAGGCGAAGGAAGCGACCGTCATTCGGAATGGGGAAGAAATGAAAGTTCCGCTGGAGGAAGTGGTGATCGGCGATACGATTCTTGTCAAGCCAGGAGAAAAAATTCCGGTAGACGGTACAGTCATCTCCGGCGCTTCTTCCGTAGACGAATCGATGATTACCGGTGAATCGATCCCGGTTGATAAAAAGGAAGGCGACTATGTGATCGGGGCGACGATGAATACGAATGGCGTACTGACCATTCGTGCCGAAAAAGTCGGAAAAGATACCGCGCTGGCCAATATCATTAAAATCGTTGAAGAGGCGCAAGGGTCGAAAGCCCCGATTCAGCGGATGGCGGATACCATTTCCGGCATTTTCGTACCGATTGTTGTCGGAATTGCGGTTGTTTCCTTTCTAATCTGGTACTTCTTCGTTGCGCCGGGTGATTTGGCGAAAGCGCTTGAGGCGGCCATCGCTGTTCTTGTCATCGCGTGCCCTTGTGCGCTCGGTTTGGCCACACCGACATCGATTATGGTCGGTACAGGAAAAGGGGCAGAACAAGGAATTCTCTTTAAAGGAGGTGAGTACCTAGAGGGAACGCATAAAATCAATGCCGTATTACTCGATAAAACAGGAACCGTGACAAAAGGAAAACCGGAAGTCACCGATGTGCTAGCCTTCCGCGAGGACATGCTCGATTATGCGGTTTCCGCCGAGAGCGCTTCGGAGCATCCGCTGGCTCATGCGATTGTTGAATACGGGAAGAAACAAGCGATTTCGATGAAGCCATTGGAGCACTTCTCCGCCATTACCGGCCACGGAATTGAAGCGGTCATTGACGGAAAAAGCATCCTTATTGGGACGCGAAAATTGATGAAGGAACGCTCTGTAGCGATTTCTGTGCATGAAGATAAAATGGTAGAGCTTGAAAAACAAGGGAAAACAGTGATGCTCGTTGCCATTGATGGACAGCTTGCCGGCATCATTGCTGTCGCGGATACGGTAAAAGAAAGCTCCAAAGAAGCCATTCAAACATTAAAACAAATGGGCATCGATGTCTATATGGCAACAGGGGACAATCAACGGACAGCGGAAGCGATCGCCAATGAAGTCGGCATTGAGCATGTGTACGCCGAGGTGCTCCCGGAAGACAAAGCGAACATCGTCGAGGAATTGCAAAAACAAGGAAAACGTGTGGCGATGGTCGGTGATGGAATTAATGACGCTCCAGCTCTGGCCAAAGCGGATATTGGGATGGCGATTGGCACGGGAGCTGATGTCGCGATCGAAACGGCCGATGTTACCTTGGTCGGTGGGGATTTAGCCCATATTCCGAAAGCGATTGAGTTAAGCCGCAAAACAATGAAAAACATTCGGCAAAATCTGTTCTGGGCTTTGTTCTATAATACAGTTGGCATTCCTGTAGCCGCTCTCGGGCTGTTGGAACCTTGGATCGCTGGGGCAGCGATGGCATTTAGCTCTGTATCGGTTGTGACAAACGCGCTTCGTTTGAAACGCGTGAAACTATAA
- the copZ_2 gene encoding Copper chaperone CopZ has translation MMTITLQVQGMTCGHCKAAVTNALQALDGVSRVEVHLQEGTVDVEYDETKVSVEKLKEAIEEQGYDVK, from the coding sequence ATGATGACGATTACATTACAAGTACAAGGAATGACATGCGGACATTGCAAAGCGGCGGTGACAAATGCCCTTCAAGCGTTGGATGGCGTCAGCCGTGTAGAAGTGCATTTGCAAGAAGGAACTGTCGATGTGGAGTATGATGAAACAAAGGTCAGCGTAGAAAAACTGAAAGAAGCGATTGAAGAGCAAGGATATGATGTGAAATAA
- the mco gene encoding Multicopper oxidase mco yields MGSNGTAGDYLPPLDIGESESLAFFEFTATVPGTYWYHSHQKSAEQVDKGLYGTLIVEPKNEEKVDRDYTLVLDEWMSDPDAESHMDMNMSGMDHSNMNNGNSSDNQQMDMSSMGHDMNMYDIFTINGKSGSAVQPLKVKKGEKVRLRLVNAGYMAHKLHLHGHEFKIVATDGQPLKDPQPIKDELLNIAPGERYDIEFIANNPGEWLLECHGDMEGTDGMKVKIQYEDQTNNTDKENAKENLPVVDMTTYGKYEVGQFTLDQKYDVEYTMDLGTAMGKDGMVYTINGKTYPDTAPIHVKTGDFVKVKIVNNSPMDVHPMHLHGHFFQVLSKNGKPVTGSPLIKDSLNVNPGEEYVVAFKADNPGNWMFHCHDLHHASAGMVTEVKYTDYKSDYTPDPNDTTNKGE; encoded by the coding sequence TTGGGTTCAAATGGGACGGCAGGCGATTACCTACCACCGTTAGACATCGGTGAATCCGAATCGCTTGCCTTTTTTGAATTTACAGCAACCGTGCCGGGAACGTATTGGTATCATTCCCATCAAAAAAGCGCCGAGCAAGTGGACAAGGGATTATACGGTACATTAATCGTAGAACCGAAAAATGAAGAAAAAGTCGATCGAGATTACACGCTTGTATTAGATGAATGGATGAGCGACCCGGACGCCGAAAGCCATATGGACATGAATATGAGCGGCATGGATCATAGTAATATGAATAATGGAAATAGCTCTGATAATCAACAAATGGATATGAGCAGCATGGGCCATGATATGAATATGTATGATATTTTCACGATTAACGGGAAAAGCGGTTCCGCTGTCCAACCGTTAAAAGTGAAAAAAGGCGAAAAGGTGCGGCTTCGCCTTGTAAACGCAGGATACATGGCCCACAAACTTCACCTGCATGGTCATGAGTTTAAAATTGTCGCAACTGACGGGCAGCCGTTAAAAGATCCGCAACCAATCAAAGATGAACTTTTAAATATTGCTCCGGGTGAACGTTATGATATTGAATTTATCGCGAATAACCCGGGTGAATGGTTATTAGAATGTCATGGTGATATGGAAGGTACCGATGGCATGAAAGTGAAAATTCAATACGAAGACCAGACAAACAATACGGATAAAGAAAATGCAAAAGAAAACCTCCCTGTTGTGGATATGACAACATACGGAAAATATGAAGTAGGTCAATTTACACTAGACCAAAAATATGATGTAGAGTACACAATGGATTTAGGAACAGCCATGGGCAAAGATGGCATGGTCTACACGATTAATGGGAAAACGTATCCTGACACAGCGCCTATTCATGTGAAGACAGGAGATTTCGTAAAAGTAAAAATCGTGAACAACTCGCCGATGGATGTACATCCGATGCATTTACACGGCCATTTCTTCCAAGTGTTAAGCAAAAACGGCAAGCCGGTCACAGGCTCTCCATTGATAAAGGATTCCTTAAATGTAAACCCTGGTGAAGAATATGTCGTCGCGTTTAAAGCGGATAATCCGGGAAATTGGATGTTCCATTGCCATGACTTGCACCATGCTTCAGCCGGAATGGTGACAGAAGTAAAATATACCGACTACAAATCGGACTATACTCCAGATCCGAATGACACAACCAATAAAGGTGAATAA
- the asnB gene encoding Asparagine synthetase [glutamine-hydrolyzing] 1, producing the protein MCGFIGCIHDRPRAIEQTWKTTLMEMNRLITHRGPDDEGYFFDDYVSFGFRRLSIIDLEAGHQPLSYENDRYWIIFNGEIYNYLELREELAAKGYSFATHSDTEVIVALYSAEKEKAVEKLRGMFAFVIWDKQEKTVFAARDPFGIKPFFYAEQGDRTFFASEKKSILLALRQESPNGDSLQHYLTFQYVPEPLTMSAGIYKLEPGHYLKKKVGKPLTIHRYWKASFDPIRQSEEELVKQIRDALFDSVNVHMRSDVPVGAFLSGGIDSSFIVAIAKQFHPHLKTFSVGFEREGFSEIDVAKETAEKLGVDNISYVISPQEYMEELPKIMWHMDDPLADPAAVPLYFVAREARKHVTVVLSGEGADELFGGYNIYREPESLRLFARMPNIVKAVLRVIAKMLPDGMKGKSFLERGTTPLEERYVGNAKIYSEKEKAALLKTYRGGCEYTAVTAPFYRETLHYPPVNRMQYIDLHTWLRGDILVKADKMTMAHSLELRVPFLDKKVFEVARQIAPDMKIANGTTKYILRKAAEGIVPDHVLNRKKLGFPVPIRHWLKNEMYDWARQLIHESETDHLFHKDVLYRLLDEHARHKADHSRKLWTVLAFMVWHQVYVEKKYDFAQSVQNEKRPASVLEA; encoded by the coding sequence ATGTGCGGTTTTATTGGCTGTATTCATGATCGCCCGAGAGCGATTGAGCAAACATGGAAAACAACGTTGATGGAGATGAACCGCCTGATTACCCATCGCGGCCCCGACGATGAGGGGTATTTTTTTGATGACTACGTGAGTTTTGGTTTTCGGCGTTTGAGCATCATCGATCTGGAGGCGGGGCATCAGCCGCTGTCTTATGAAAACGATCGATATTGGATCATTTTTAACGGGGAAATTTACAACTATCTTGAATTGCGGGAAGAGCTGGCGGCGAAAGGATATTCGTTTGCGACGCATTCGGATACCGAGGTGATTGTTGCCCTTTACAGCGCGGAAAAAGAAAAAGCGGTCGAAAAGCTGCGCGGGATGTTTGCGTTTGTCATTTGGGACAAGCAAGAGAAAACGGTGTTTGCGGCGCGCGATCCGTTCGGCATTAAGCCGTTTTTTTATGCGGAGCAAGGAGATCGCACGTTTTTCGCTTCGGAAAAGAAAAGCATCTTGCTGGCCCTCAGACAGGAATCGCCAAACGGTGATTCCCTGCAGCATTATTTAACATTCCAATATGTCCCTGAGCCGCTGACGATGTCGGCCGGCATTTACAAGCTGGAGCCGGGGCATTATCTCAAGAAAAAAGTCGGAAAACCGCTCACCATTCATCGTTATTGGAAGGCATCCTTCGACCCCATTCGCCAATCGGAAGAGGAGCTTGTCAAGCAAATCCGCGATGCGCTGTTTGATTCGGTCAACGTCCATATGCGCAGCGATGTGCCGGTCGGTGCGTTTTTGTCGGGAGGCATTGATTCATCGTTCATCGTCGCCATCGCGAAACAATTCCATCCGCACCTGAAGACCTTTTCCGTCGGGTTTGAGCGGGAAGGGTTCAGTGAAATCGATGTCGCAAAAGAAACCGCAGAGAAGCTTGGGGTAGACAACATTAGCTATGTCATCTCACCGCAGGAGTATATGGAAGAGCTGCCGAAAATTATGTGGCATATGGACGATCCGCTTGCCGATCCTGCGGCTGTGCCGCTGTATTTTGTCGCTCGTGAGGCGAGAAAGCATGTCACGGTTGTGCTTTCCGGCGAGGGGGCGGACGAGCTGTTCGGCGGTTACAACATTTACCGCGAACCAGAGTCGTTGCGGCTGTTTGCGCGCATGCCAAACATCGTAAAAGCGGTGTTGCGGGTGATCGCGAAGATGCTTCCGGACGGAATGAAAGGAAAAAGCTTTTTGGAGCGCGGAACGACGCCGCTTGAAGAACGGTATGTCGGCAATGCGAAAATCTATAGCGAAAAGGAAAAAGCGGCGCTGCTCAAAACGTACCGAGGAGGGTGCGAATATACGGCGGTGACGGCTCCTTTTTACCGCGAAACGCTTCATTACCCACCCGTCAACCGGATGCAGTATATTGATCTTCATACATGGCTAAGGGGCGATATTTTAGTCAAAGCGGACAAAATGACGATGGCCCATTCGCTTGAGCTGCGCGTTCCCTTTTTAGACAAAAAGGTATTTGAGGTTGCTAGGCAAATCGCCCCTGATATGAAGATAGCCAACGGTACGACGAAATATATTTTACGTAAAGCGGCCGAGGGCATCGTACCGGATCATGTGTTAAACCGGAAAAAATTAGGGTTCCCCGTGCCGATTCGCCACTGGCTGAAAAACGAAATGTATGACTGGGCGAGACAGCTCATCCACGAAAGCGAAACCGATCATCTGTTCCATAAGGACGTGCTCTATCGGCTGCTGGATGAACATGCCCGCCACAAGGCGGACCACAGCCGCAAGCTGTGGACGGTGTTGGCGTTTATGGTTTGGCATCAAGTGTATGTGGAAAAGAAGTACGATTTTGCTCAATCCGTACAAAACGAGAAGCGGCCAGCGTCTGTTTTGGAGGCGTAG
- the nrdE gene encoding Ribonucleoside-diphosphate reductase subunit alpha → MTTLTKTVILDDQGKSVSFSREEFAALIEQAAAGFGRLSLDEYVERVWQLLSRKESVTVEQLHQTAILEGLSYIDEDEPDWTFVCARLYLRQLYREAARQRRYDERERYGDFYSLLVALTEQGVYSPFLLERYTKEEVDAIGAFLDPEKDKLFTYIGLRTLADRYLARDYERRLYELPQERFLVIAMTLMANEPQKRRLALVKEAYWALSNLYMTVATPTLANAGKSYGQLSSCFVDTVDDSLQGIYDSNTDIANLSKSGGGIGVYLGKIRSRGSDIKGFKGVSSGVIPWMKQLNNTAVSVDQLGQRKGAISVYLDVWHKDIFAFLDARLNNGDERLRTHDLFTGVCIPDLFMEQVEQRGDWYLFDPHEVRKVMGFSLEDFYDEEKGCGSFREKYWQCVNEPRLSKEKVPAIEVMKSIMRSQLESGTPFMFYRDEVNRQNPNRHLGMIYCSNLCTEIAQNQSPTVMKRQYVKDGMIIIEKIPGDFVVCNLSSINLARAVTDGVLARLIPIQMRMLDNVIDLNNIPVLQAGLTNQKYRAVGLGTFGWHHLLALKGIRWESDEAVRYADELYETIAYLAIQASMELAKEKGSYPAFPGSDWQTGAYFERRGYESHGELDWDRLKQDVARYGMRNGYVMAVAPNASTSIIAGSTASIDPIFLKVYAEEKKDYKIPVTVPDLNEQTTWYYKSAYHIDQRWSIKQNAARQRHVDQAISFNFYVMNTIKAKELLDLHLTAWKSGLKTTYYVRSTSGTIDECDSCAS, encoded by the coding sequence ATGACCACATTGACGAAAACGGTCATCCTCGATGATCAAGGGAAGTCGGTTTCGTTTTCACGTGAAGAGTTTGCGGCGCTGATTGAGCAAGCCGCGGCTGGATTCGGCCGTCTGTCGCTTGATGAATACGTCGAGCGTGTTTGGCAGCTTCTTAGCCGAAAGGAGTCCGTCACGGTAGAACAGCTGCACCAAACGGCTATTTTGGAAGGACTTTCTTACATTGATGAAGATGAGCCGGACTGGACATTTGTGTGCGCCCGGCTGTATTTGCGGCAATTGTACCGTGAAGCGGCGCGGCAGCGCAGGTACGATGAACGCGAGCGGTATGGCGATTTCTACTCGCTGCTTGTTGCGCTGACGGAACAAGGGGTGTACAGTCCGTTCTTGCTTGAGCGTTATACGAAAGAAGAAGTCGACGCCATCGGCGCGTTTCTTGATCCGGAGAAGGACAAGCTGTTTACGTACATTGGGCTGCGCACGCTCGCTGATCGGTATTTGGCCCGCGATTATGAGCGGCGGTTGTATGAATTGCCGCAGGAGCGGTTTTTGGTCATTGCCATGACGCTCATGGCGAATGAACCGCAAAAGCGGCGCCTTGCGCTCGTGAAGGAAGCGTATTGGGCGTTAAGCAACTTATACATGACCGTGGCGACGCCGACGCTTGCCAACGCTGGGAAGTCGTACGGCCAGCTCTCAAGCTGCTTTGTCGATACGGTCGATGACAGCTTGCAAGGAATTTATGACAGCAACACCGACATCGCCAATTTGTCGAAATCGGGCGGCGGCATCGGCGTCTATTTAGGCAAAATCCGTTCGCGCGGCAGCGACATTAAAGGGTTCAAAGGGGTCTCTTCCGGCGTCATCCCGTGGATGAAGCAGTTGAACAATACAGCGGTGAGCGTCGATCAGCTGGGGCAGCGCAAAGGGGCCATTTCCGTCTATTTGGATGTATGGCATAAAGACATTTTTGCGTTTCTCGATGCGCGGCTCAACAACGGTGACGAACGGCTGCGGACGCATGATTTGTTCACCGGCGTTTGCATCCCTGATTTGTTCATGGAGCAAGTCGAACAGCGCGGCGACTGGTACTTGTTTGATCCGCATGAAGTGCGGAAGGTGATGGGGTTTAGCTTGGAAGACTTTTATGATGAGGAAAAAGGGTGCGGCAGCTTTCGGGAGAAATACTGGCAATGTGTCAACGAACCAAGACTGTCGAAAGAAAAAGTGCCGGCGATCGAAGTGATGAAAAGCATTATGCGCAGCCAGCTCGAGTCGGGGACGCCGTTTATGTTTTACCGCGATGAAGTGAACCGGCAAAATCCGAATCGCCATCTCGGGATGATCTACTGCAGCAACCTTTGCACGGAAATCGCGCAAAACCAAAGCCCAACGGTGATGAAGCGGCAATATGTAAAAGACGGGATGATCATCATTGAGAAAATCCCAGGCGATTTTGTCGTCTGCAACTTATCGTCGATCAACTTGGCGCGGGCGGTGACCGACGGCGTTTTGGCGCGGCTGATCCCGATTCAAATGCGGATGCTCGATAATGTCATTGATTTAAACAATATCCCCGTGCTGCAAGCCGGCCTGACGAATCAAAAATACCGCGCTGTCGGGCTTGGAACCTTTGGCTGGCATCATCTTTTGGCGTTAAAAGGCATTCGCTGGGAGTCGGACGAAGCGGTCCGCTATGCCGACGAGCTGTATGAAACGATCGCGTATTTGGCGATTCAAGCGAGCATGGAGCTCGCCAAAGAGAAAGGGAGCTACCCGGCGTTTCCAGGATCGGATTGGCAGACAGGCGCTTATTTTGAGCGGCGCGGCTACGAAAGCCACGGTGAATTGGATTGGGATCGGCTGAAGCAAGACGTGGCCCGCTATGGGATGCGAAACGGCTATGTGATGGCGGTGGCGCCGAACGCCTCGACGTCGATCATCGCCGGCAGTACAGCGAGCATTGACCCGATTTTCTTAAAAGTGTACGCCGAGGAAAAGAAAGATTATAAGATTCCCGTTACGGTGCCGGATTTAAACGAACAGACGACATGGTATTACAAATCGGCGTACCATATCGACCAACGTTGGAGCATCAAGCAAAACGCCGCCCGCCAGCGCCATGTCGACCAAGCCATCTCCTTTAACTTCTACGTCATGAACACGATTAAGGCAAAAGAGCTGCTCGATTTGCATTTGACGGCGTGGAAGTCGGGGCTGAAAACGACGTATTACGTGCGTTCGACATCGGGGACGATCGACGAGTGCGATTCTTGTGCGAGCTGA
- the nrdB_1 gene encoding Ribonucleoside-diphosphate reductase subunit beta: MTIGLVKRPIMDPEAPNRSTGIINGRCSNVLNWDDIAYPWAYAKYKRMLANFWTPFEINMAQDVKQFPQLTAREQEAFLKIIGLLALLDSIQTDYAGRVADYITDPSINALMIMLAQQEVIHNHSYSYVLSSLVPKAKQDEVFDFWRNEPTLRKRNDFVTNGYKAFAEEPNVENLLRSIVFDVILEGLFFYSGFAFFYNLARQQKMVATSTMINYINRDEHIHVDLFTKIFKEVLNEYPEYRTPELADFVRNTFMKAAELEIEWAGEIIGNDIDGIDLADLEAYIKFYANVRAHQLGFDRPFDGYRTNPLRWIKAYEEVDLGKSDFFEQKPRQYTKVQVDNGFDEL, encoded by the coding sequence ATGACGATCGGCTTAGTCAAACGGCCGATTATGGATCCAGAGGCGCCGAACCGTTCGACAGGCATTATCAACGGCCGCTGCTCGAATGTGTTGAACTGGGACGATATCGCCTACCCATGGGCGTATGCGAAATATAAGCGAATGCTCGCCAACTTTTGGACGCCATTTGAAATCAATATGGCGCAAGATGTGAAGCAGTTTCCGCAGCTGACCGCCCGCGAACAGGAGGCGTTTTTGAAAATCATTGGACTCTTGGCGCTGCTTGACAGCATTCAAACCGATTACGCGGGACGTGTGGCGGATTACATTACCGATCCAAGCATCAATGCCTTGATGATCATGCTTGCCCAGCAGGAAGTCATTCACAACCATTCGTATTCGTACGTGCTCTCGAGCCTTGTGCCGAAAGCAAAGCAAGATGAAGTGTTCGACTTTTGGCGAAACGAACCGACGTTGCGCAAGCGGAACGATTTTGTGACGAACGGCTACAAGGCGTTTGCCGAAGAGCCGAATGTGGAGAACTTGCTGCGGTCGATCGTCTTTGACGTTATTTTAGAAGGATTGTTTTTCTACTCGGGGTTCGCCTTTTTCTACAACCTCGCGCGCCAGCAAAAAATGGTGGCGACGAGCACGATGATCAATTACATCAACCGCGACGAGCACATTCATGTTGATTTGTTTACAAAAATTTTCAAGGAAGTGTTGAACGAATACCCAGAGTATCGGACGCCGGAGCTTGCCGATTTCGTCCGGAACACGTTTATGAAAGCGGCAGAGCTGGAAATCGAATGGGCCGGGGAAATCATCGGGAATGACATCGATGGCATCGACTTGGCTGATTTGGAAGCGTACATTAAGTTTTACGCCAACGTCCGCGCTCATCAGCTCGGTTTTGACCGCCCGTTTGACGGCTATCGGACGAACCCGCTCCGCTGGATTAAAGCGTATGAAGAAGTCGACCTCGGCAAATCAGACTTCTTCGAGCAAAAACCGCGCCAATATACGAAAGTGCAAGTGGACAACGGATTTGATGAGTTATAA